From Xylanibacter oryzae DSM 17970, a single genomic window includes:
- a CDS encoding DUF6339 family protein — protein sequence MALQKIFKKTCIEKVFDDVENGIGLDKFLQDDITFEEDNFLITPQVKAPENLLYRMIPTTEEDYKSAIALYDAYKTLKPLQAINIQFWESIALTDLFPYMQKRWNLKESKNLQKAILNHFTVKSHGLIRQGLAGLWWLVHLSVDESRDNKYELTEMLFKNYILRYVRFGIGKVIQHKEAAIGILQYLKDNEKNIPSMESVANGLTSYFNKLGAVKQLTFMDRDFFYDEMEIHIAEFKSATTRFDSDYYNDDE from the coding sequence ATGGCATTACAAAAAATATTTAAAAAAACATGCATTGAAAAAGTTTTTGATGATGTAGAGAATGGAATAGGGCTTGATAAATTTTTGCAAGATGATATAACGTTTGAAGAAGATAATTTTTTAATTACCCCACAGGTAAAGGCACCTGAAAATTTATTGTACAGAATGATACCTACTACAGAAGAAGATTATAAATCTGCAATTGCTTTATATGATGCATACAAAACCCTAAAACCCTTACAGGCAATTAATATTCAATTTTGGGAGTCGATAGCCTTGACTGATTTATTCCCTTATATGCAAAAGCGTTGGAATCTTAAAGAGTCCAAGAATTTGCAAAAAGCAATCTTAAATCACTTTACAGTAAAATCCCATGGCTTAATAAGACAAGGATTGGCTGGATTGTGGTGGTTGGTTCATTTGTCTGTAGATGAAAGCAGAGACAATAAATATGAGTTAACAGAGATGTTATTCAAAAATTATATTTTGCGTTACGTTCGATTTGGTATAGGTAAGGTTATTCAACATAAAGAAGCTGCGATTGGTATTCTACAGTATTTAAAGGATAATGAAAAAAATATTCCAAGCATGGAGAGTGTGGCTAATGGTCTGACATCTTACTTTAATAAATTGGGAGCTGTAAAACAACTTACATTTATGGATAGAGATTTCTTCTATGATGAGATGGAGATACACATCGCCGAATTCAAGAGTGCTACTACTCGTTTCGATAGTGATTATTATAATGATGATGAATAA
- a CDS encoding pyridoxamine 5'-phosphate oxidase family protein, translating into MEYTNQDVRRQDRLMDESQAKEMLENSEYGVLSMQAQDGGGYGVPVNYVWDGKDSIYIHCAIDGEKMRCIEKNKNVSFCVIGHTRLIPRMFTTEYESIMLKGTAHIDLDDDEKMKALMMIVKKFSPDFITLGAKYSEKSFHRVNLIRVDFTKWSGKCKHVKE; encoded by the coding sequence ATGGAATACACTAATCAAGATGTAAGACGTCAGGATAGGCTGATGGATGAAAGCCAAGCTAAAGAAATGCTCGAGAATAGTGAATATGGTGTGCTGTCTATGCAGGCCCAGGATGGTGGCGGATATGGCGTGCCGGTCAACTATGTGTGGGATGGTAAAGACTCAATCTATATTCATTGTGCCATAGATGGCGAAAAGATGAGGTGCATTGAGAAGAACAAGAACGTATCATTCTGCGTAATAGGCCACACCCGTCTGATTCCACGTATGTTCACCACCGAATACGAAAGCATCATGCTTAAGGGTACTGCTCATATTGACCTTGATGATGATGAGAAGATGAAGGCTCTTATGATGATTGTGAAAAAATTCTCGCCTGATTTTATTACGTTGGGGGCTAAATATTCAGAAAAATCTTTTCACCGTGTAAACTTGATACGTGTTGATTTCACCAAATGGAGCGGAAAATGTAAACATGTCAAAGAATGA
- the hcp gene encoding hydroxylamine reductase yields the protein MEENQMFCFQCQETAKGTGCVLKGFCGKNSSTSKYMDLLLFVTRGVSVATDLLRNNNKVVDKGVNNFVIDALFSTITNANFDDESILKRVRNGIVLRSQLITQLKNRNINVPDVYEISWSGDEATFDKTASIVGVLREKDEDLRSLKELIVYGLKGIAAYMEHAMRLGFDDDSLHVFIQKTLATIATKEMAVADWVSLVLETGNMGVKAMEMLDRANTTSYGNPEITKVNIGVSNKPGILISGHDLHDIEDLLKQTEGTGVDVYTHGEMLPAHYYPAFKKYSHFIGNYGNSWWKQREEFESFNGPIVFTTNCIVPPSANASYKERMFTSNATGFPGCKHIYANEDGHKDYSEVIAMAKNCKAPDEIETGEIVGGFAHNQVLALADKVVDGVKSGAIRKFVVMAGCDGRMKNRNYYTDFADALPKDTIILTAGCAKYRYNKLALGDIGGIPRVLDAGQCNDSYSLAVIALKLKEVFGLDDVNKLPIVYNIAWYEQKAVIVLLALLALGVKNIHLGPTLPAFLSPNVTKVLVENFGIGGISDVESDLESMGLNS from the coding sequence ATGGAAGAAAATCAGATGTTTTGTTTCCAATGTCAGGAAACTGCAAAAGGCACAGGTTGTGTATTGAAGGGGTTTTGTGGCAAAAATAGCAGTACATCAAAATATATGGATTTATTGCTCTTTGTTACCCGTGGCGTGAGTGTGGCAACAGACTTGCTACGTAATAATAATAAGGTTGTGGATAAAGGGGTAAACAACTTTGTGATAGACGCTTTGTTCTCTACTATCACTAATGCTAACTTTGACGATGAGAGTATCCTAAAGAGGGTACGAAATGGTATAGTACTTCGTAGCCAGTTGATAACCCAACTTAAGAACCGTAATATCAATGTACCTGATGTTTACGAAATATCTTGGAGCGGTGATGAGGCCACTTTCGACAAGACAGCTTCCATAGTTGGTGTTTTAAGGGAGAAGGATGAAGACTTGCGCTCACTGAAAGAACTTATTGTCTACGGACTGAAAGGTATTGCTGCATATATGGAGCATGCTATGCGTCTGGGATTTGACGATGACAGCTTGCATGTTTTCATACAGAAGACTCTTGCCACAATCGCTACAAAAGAAATGGCAGTTGCCGACTGGGTTTCGCTGGTTCTTGAAACTGGTAATATGGGTGTTAAGGCTATGGAGATGCTTGACCGTGCTAATACTACTTCGTATGGTAACCCTGAAATAACAAAGGTGAATATCGGTGTTAGCAACAAACCTGGTATATTGATAAGCGGTCACGACCTGCATGATATAGAGGATCTGCTCAAACAGACTGAAGGTACAGGCGTGGATGTATATACTCACGGTGAAATGCTGCCGGCACACTACTACCCTGCTTTCAAAAAGTACAGTCATTTCATAGGCAACTACGGTAATTCGTGGTGGAAACAGCGTGAAGAATTTGAATCTTTCAACGGTCCTATAGTATTCACGACCAACTGTATTGTTCCTCCGTCGGCTAATGCTTCATACAAAGAACGCATGTTTACGTCCAACGCTACCGGATTTCCGGGATGCAAGCATATTTATGCTAACGAAGACGGGCATAAGGATTACAGCGAAGTAATAGCAATGGCTAAAAACTGTAAGGCTCCTGATGAAATTGAAACTGGCGAGATCGTAGGTGGATTTGCTCACAATCAAGTCTTGGCTTTGGCTGACAAGGTGGTAGATGGTGTGAAAAGCGGTGCTATCAGAAAGTTTGTTGTTATGGCAGGATGTGACGGTCGCATGAAGAACCGAAATTATTATACAGATTTTGCAGATGCTCTGCCTAAGGATACTATCATTCTTACAGCCGGATGTGCTAAATACAGATATAACAAACTGGCTCTTGGTGATATAGGTGGAATTCCTCGTGTACTGGATGCCGGTCAGTGCAATGACAGTTACTCTCTAGCAGTAATAGCTCTTAAATTGAAAGAAGTCTTCGGTCTTGATGATGTCAACAAACTGCCTATCGTATACAATATCGCTTGGTATGAACAGAAAGCTGTTATCGTGCTGTTGGCCCTGCTGGCACTAGGTGTAAAGAATATTCATCTCGGACCTACATTGCCAGCTTTCCTCTCTCCTAATGTTACAAAGGTGCTTGTTGAGAATTTCGGCATCGGAGGCATTTCTGATGTTGAAAGTGATTTGGAATCAATGGGTCTTAATAGTTAA
- a CDS encoding Crp/Fnr family transcriptional regulator — MNIDYILQAPFFKGMTEREVLPLLLSPRNGRRNYSPGSFIAFQGDECRSIYLLTEGQVLTQMVNEEGKQITIEVLDAPLLLSPAFVFAKNNKFPVNVEVITNSEVILINKEVFLDFLHQYPDAMLNFIMVVSNRSQLLSDRLNQFALQNLKPRLLNYIKAHKYIGSQQQVSQILGVARPSLARAISELIAEGSIVADGKDYKIIK; from the coding sequence ATGAATATCGATTATATTTTGCAAGCTCCCTTTTTCAAGGGCATGACAGAAAGAGAAGTCTTACCTCTGCTATTGTCACCAAGGAACGGTCGTCGCAATTACAGTCCGGGTTCTTTTATAGCCTTTCAGGGTGATGAATGCCGTTCAATATACTTGCTTACAGAGGGGCAGGTGTTAACCCAGATGGTAAATGAAGAAGGCAAGCAAATCACGATAGAAGTACTTGATGCCCCTTTACTCCTTTCTCCTGCTTTTGTGTTTGCCAAGAATAATAAGTTTCCTGTAAATGTAGAAGTAATAACCAACAGTGAGGTTATCCTTATCAATAAAGAAGTGTTCCTTGATTTTTTACATCAGTATCCAGATGCCATGCTCAATTTCATAATGGTAGTATCAAATCGTAGTCAGTTGCTGTCAGACCGACTGAATCAGTTTGCACTTCAGAATCTCAAACCGCGTTTGCTCAATTATATCAAAGCCCATAAATATATCGGCTCTCAACAGCAAGTGTCACAGATTCTCGGTGTGGCCCGTCCGTCACTTGCCCGTGCAATAAGCGAACTTATAGCTGAAGGCAGCATCGTTGCAGATGGTAAAGACTATAAAATAATAAAATAG
- the pflA gene encoding pyruvate formate-lyase-activating protein has product MIKAAVHSIESFGSVDGPGIRFVIFLKGCNMRCRYCHNPDTWKMTTDDMRSADELLTQATRFHSYWGKKGGITVSGGEALLQMDFLIELFCKAKAMGINTALDTSAQPFGRVEPFFSKFKQLMQYTDLVLLDIKHIDNDEHKQLTGHGNANILDCARYLSEISKQVWIRHVLLPGVTDKESDLLRLHDFLSTLDNIQKVEVLPYHTLGVYKWEQLGIKYTLKGVEPPSAESIKRAEQILNAE; this is encoded by the coding sequence ATGATAAAAGCAGCAGTACACTCAATAGAATCCTTCGGTTCGGTAGACGGACCGGGGATTAGATTTGTAATCTTCTTGAAGGGTTGCAACATGCGATGCAGATACTGCCACAATCCAGATACCTGGAAGATGACAACCGATGATATGCGAAGCGCTGACGAATTGCTGACGCAAGCTACACGATTCCATAGTTACTGGGGGAAGAAAGGTGGCATAACTGTAAGCGGAGGTGAAGCACTGCTGCAAATGGACTTTCTTATAGAACTTTTCTGTAAGGCTAAAGCTATGGGAATTAATACGGCTCTCGACACATCCGCACAACCGTTCGGACGTGTGGAGCCGTTCTTCTCTAAGTTTAAACAATTAATGCAATACACAGATCTTGTATTGCTTGATATAAAGCACATTGACAACGATGAGCACAAACAACTTACCGGTCATGGCAACGCAAATATTCTGGACTGTGCCAGATATCTCTCTGAAATTTCAAAACAGGTATGGATAAGACATGTGCTATTGCCGGGAGTAACTGACAAAGAGAGTGACCTATTGCGTCTGCACGATTTTTTATCTACACTTGACAATATTCAAAAGGTAGAAGTTCTGCCCTACCATACTCTTGGCGTATATAAGTGGGAACAACTTGGTATAAAATATACATTAAAAGGCGTTGAGCCTCCTTCAGCTGAAAGTATAAAGCGTGCAGAGCAGATTTTGAATGCAGAATAA
- the pflB gene encoding formate C-acetyltransferase, which produces MNKQEWQGFEGTLWRDEINVRDFIQKNYTIYDGGEEFLEGPTAATDKLWGMLQDLQKQERAKGGVLDMETKVVSSLTSYGAAYIGKDTKDLEQIVGLQTDKPLKRAFMPYGGIKMAEQACSTYGYTPDPEIHKIFTDYHKTHNEAVFDVYTDEMKTVRHNHILTGLPDTYGRGRIVGDYRRVALYGIDFLIEKKKADHKNSGSGTMSDEVIRLREEIAMQIKALKGMKEMAASYGFDISKPATTAKEAVQWLYFGYLAAIKTQNGAAMSVGRVSTFLDIYIQRDMENGTLTEAQAQELIDHMVMKFRMVKFARIPSYNELFSGDPVWATLEVGGMGQDGRSMVTKNDYRFLHTLENMGPSPEPNLTVLYSSRLPEAFKKYAAKISVVTSSIQYENDDVMRPVWGDDYSICCCVSATQTGKEMQFFGARANLAKCLLYAINGGVDAKTREQCAPGFRPIIGEVLQYDEVMPRFDKMMDWLAGIYVNTLNLIHYMHDKYFYEAAEMALIDTDVRRTFATGIAGFSHVVDSLSAIKYAQVKLIRDEEGFIVDYKPEGEFPRYGNDDDRADDIAVWLLKTFITKIKKFKTYRDSEPTTSILTITSNIVYGKYTPNLPDGRRGATPLSPGANPSYGAEKNGLLASLNSVAKLPYEYALDGISNTQTISPSALGHNQEEQIETLTGVLDGYFDRGAHHLNVNVFGVDKLIDAMNHPEKEEYANFTIRVSGYAVKFIDLTKEQQMDVISRQAHEKLA; this is translated from the coding sequence ATGAACAAACAGGAATGGCAAGGGTTCGAAGGAACACTTTGGAGAGATGAGATTAACGTACGGGATTTTATTCAGAAAAACTACACAATCTACGATGGTGGTGAAGAGTTCTTGGAAGGACCTACAGCTGCTACAGACAAATTATGGGGAATGCTTCAAGACTTGCAAAAGCAAGAGCGTGCCAAAGGTGGAGTTCTGGATATGGAAACTAAAGTTGTATCAAGTCTTACATCTTACGGAGCTGCATATATAGGAAAGGACACAAAAGATTTAGAACAAATAGTAGGTCTGCAGACAGACAAACCGCTGAAACGTGCCTTTATGCCTTATGGCGGAATAAAGATGGCTGAACAAGCTTGTTCTACTTACGGATATACACCAGACCCTGAAATACACAAGATATTTACTGACTATCATAAGACTCATAATGAAGCCGTATTCGACGTTTATACTGACGAAATGAAAACGGTACGTCATAATCATATCCTTACCGGACTGCCAGACACATACGGACGCGGACGCATCGTAGGCGACTATAGACGTGTGGCTCTATATGGTATAGATTTCCTTATTGAAAAGAAGAAGGCTGATCACAAAAATTCAGGCAGCGGCACTATGAGTGACGAAGTTATAAGACTTCGTGAAGAGATAGCAATGCAGATTAAAGCCCTAAAGGGAATGAAAGAAATGGCTGCAAGCTATGGTTTTGATATTTCTAAACCTGCTACAACTGCTAAAGAGGCTGTTCAGTGGCTCTACTTCGGTTATCTGGCCGCTATCAAAACTCAGAACGGTGCAGCAATGTCGGTAGGACGTGTATCTACATTCCTTGATATATACATACAGAGGGATATGGAGAACGGAACACTCACAGAGGCACAGGCACAGGAACTGATCGACCACATGGTGATGAAATTCCGTATGGTTAAGTTTGCACGTATTCCTTCTTACAACGAACTTTTTTCGGGTGACCCTGTATGGGCTACTCTCGAAGTTGGAGGTATGGGACAGGATGGCAGGTCTATGGTAACTAAGAACGACTACCGTTTCTTGCATACACTTGAGAATATGGGACCTTCGCCAGAGCCAAACTTGACTGTTCTTTACAGTTCACGTCTACCTGAGGCTTTCAAAAAATACGCTGCAAAGATATCTGTAGTGACTAGCAGTATACAATATGAGAATGATGATGTTATGCGCCCTGTATGGGGAGATGATTACTCTATTTGCTGTTGCGTATCTGCTACACAGACAGGTAAGGAAATGCAGTTCTTCGGTGCACGTGCCAATCTTGCCAAATGTCTGCTTTACGCCATCAATGGTGGTGTTGATGCAAAAACACGCGAGCAGTGTGCTCCTGGCTTCAGACCTATTATCGGCGAAGTATTACAATATGATGAAGTAATGCCACGCTTTGACAAGATGATGGATTGGTTGGCTGGCATTTATGTCAACACCCTGAACCTGATACATTATATGCACGACAAGTATTTCTACGAAGCTGCCGAAATGGCTCTTATTGATACAGACGTAAGACGTACTTTTGCTACAGGTATCGCAGGTTTCTCTCATGTTGTCGACTCTCTTAGCGCTATAAAATATGCTCAGGTAAAACTGATAAGAGATGAAGAAGGCTTTATCGTTGACTATAAACCGGAGGGTGAATTCCCACGTTATGGTAATGATGATGATCGGGCTGATGATATCGCTGTATGGTTGCTAAAAACATTTATCACTAAGATAAAGAAGTTTAAGACATACCGCGACTCTGAACCTACAACAAGTATTCTTACTATCACTTCGAATATCGTTTATGGCAAGTATACGCCTAATTTACCTGACGGACGCCGTGGCGCTACCCCTCTTTCTCCCGGTGCAAATCCTTCTTACGGAGCTGAGAAAAACGGACTTTTAGCATCTCTAAACTCAGTAGCTAAACTTCCATACGAATATGCTCTTGACGGTATCTCTAATACACAGACGATAAGTCCTTCTGCTCTTGGTCATAATCAGGAGGAACAAATCGAGACTCTTACAGGAGTGTTAGACGGTTATTTTGATCGTGGTGCTCACCATCTCAATGTTAATGTATTCGGTGTAGACAAACTAATCGATGCAATGAACCATCCTGAGAAAGAGGAATATGCGAACTTTACAATACGTGTAAGCGGTTATGCTGTTAAGTTTATCGACCTGACCAAGGAACAGCAGATGGACGTTATTTCACGTCAGGCTCACGAGAAATTGGCATAA
- a CDS encoding YczE/YyaS/YitT family protein: protein MKKILARYLIFTAGLYLLSLGIVLIIRSALGTTPISSVNYVLSINTALSLGTCTFILNIFLIAGQFWLIRGMSSRKKIVEILLQLPFSFVFCAFIDSNMYFSSSIIPPNYFASIFLLLIGCLIQATGVVLEVKPNVVMMSAEGFVKYASDRYNKEFGNLKRKFDIALVILAVIISLVMSKHIEGVREGTIVAALITGTIVTFISRKLLTRHNYYRIRNRK, encoded by the coding sequence ATGAAGAAAATTTTAGCAAGGTATCTTATATTTACAGCTGGCCTGTATTTATTGAGTTTGGGTATAGTATTGATAATTCGTTCTGCTCTTGGCACAACACCAATATCAAGTGTAAATTATGTACTGAGTATTAACACAGCTTTATCTCTGGGTACATGTACCTTTATTCTGAACATCTTTCTTATAGCAGGTCAATTTTGGCTTATACGTGGAATGTCTTCAAGAAAAAAAATTGTGGAGATACTTTTGCAACTGCCGTTTTCTTTTGTCTTTTGTGCTTTCATAGATAGCAACATGTACTTTTCTAGCAGCATTATTCCTCCAAATTATTTTGCATCGATTTTTCTTTTGCTTATTGGATGTCTTATTCAAGCTACAGGTGTTGTGCTTGAGGTAAAACCAAATGTGGTGATGATGAGTGCAGAAGGCTTTGTTAAGTATGCATCAGATCGTTATAACAAAGAGTTTGGTAATCTTAAACGAAAGTTTGATATCGCTCTTGTAATATTAGCTGTTATAATCTCTCTAGTTATGTCAAAACATATTGAGGGTGTAAGAGAAGGCACTATTGTCGCAGCTCTTATTACAGGTACCATTGTAACTTTTATAAGTCGGAAGTTGCTTACAAGACATAATTATTACCGTATACGTAATCGTAAATAA
- the rho gene encoding transcription termination factor Rho, translating into MYSKEDLLSKDVSDLVDIAKDLGIKVSTKNPKEEIVYDILDKQAEEAGNNNPMNPRRKRARIAKAATNRVYSVNGKEGENFDVKKKKDMTKTTPSLFNDEPLNNSLDDKAESEKLSVEPTVALPKHRGRKSKAEKELLAAQEAAQKEHEELDKADKPANIKPESEIITEEEAYNDSAADVIPEAAFAKDESVTADVDTSEENDLIAQLQAKINAHNVQTAEPVEPTASAEASVDGIWEGDPGDGTDFITVVDLPISDQGAIPTTDIFDNPTIPQQAVASYQIPPSAPSSRKPTYDFTDIVSSNGVLEVMPDGYGFLRSSDYNYLSSPDDVYVSISQVKKFGLKTGDVIDGMVRPPHDGEKYFPLTSVNKINGRNPEEVRDRVPFEHLTPLFPEEKFTLCGDRATANASVRIVDLFSPIGKGQRALIVAQPKTGKTVLMKDIANAIAANHPEAYLMMLLIDERPEEVTDMARTVNAEVIASTFDEPADRHVKIAGIVLEKAKRMVECGHDVVIFLDSITRLARAYNTVAPASGKVLTGGVDANALQKPKRFFGAARNIEGGGSLTIIATALIDTGSKMDEVIFEEFKGTGNMELQLDRSLSNKRIFPAVNLVASSTRRDDLLLDRQTLDRMWILRKFISDMNPVEAMNTIHDRLIQARSNEEFLVSINS; encoded by the coding sequence ATGTACAGTAAGGAAGATTTATTATCCAAAGATGTCTCCGATTTAGTAGACATCGCAAAGGACTTGGGCATTAAAGTAAGTACCAAAAATCCAAAAGAAGAAATAGTTTACGATATTTTAGATAAGCAGGCAGAAGAAGCAGGCAACAATAATCCTATGAATCCACGTCGAAAGCGTGCCCGCATAGCAAAGGCTGCAACCAACCGTGTCTACTCCGTAAACGGTAAGGAAGGTGAAAACTTCGACGTTAAGAAAAAGAAAGATATGACTAAAACTACGCCATCGTTATTCAACGATGAACCATTAAATAACTCCTTAGACGACAAAGCTGAAAGCGAAAAACTTTCAGTAGAGCCGACAGTAGCGCTACCTAAACACCGCGGACGCAAATCCAAAGCCGAAAAAGAGTTGCTTGCAGCTCAGGAAGCAGCACAAAAAGAGCATGAAGAGTTGGATAAAGCAGACAAACCAGCAAACATAAAGCCTGAATCAGAAATTATAACTGAAGAAGAAGCATATAATGATTCTGCAGCAGATGTCATTCCTGAAGCAGCTTTTGCAAAAGACGAAAGTGTTACAGCAGATGTAGACACAAGTGAGGAGAACGACCTCATAGCCCAATTACAAGCAAAGATAAATGCACACAACGTGCAGACAGCAGAACCTGTTGAGCCAACAGCGTCTGCAGAAGCCTCTGTAGATGGAATATGGGAAGGTGATCCGGGCGATGGCACAGACTTCATTACGGTTGTAGACCTGCCGATCTCAGATCAAGGAGCAATACCTACTACAGACATTTTTGATAATCCAACAATACCACAGCAGGCTGTTGCATCGTATCAGATACCACCATCTGCGCCATCAAGCCGCAAACCAACATACGATTTTACTGATATTGTATCTTCAAACGGAGTACTAGAGGTTATGCCTGATGGATATGGATTTTTACGTTCAAGTGATTACAATTACCTTTCATCTCCCGATGACGTATACGTATCAATATCACAAGTTAAAAAGTTCGGTCTTAAGACAGGTGATGTAATAGATGGAATGGTACGCCCCCCACACGATGGTGAAAAATATTTTCCGCTAACAAGCGTAAATAAAATAAATGGTCGTAATCCTGAAGAAGTAAGAGACCGTGTACCTTTCGAACATCTCACACCTCTCTTTCCTGAAGAAAAATTTACTCTCTGTGGTGATCGTGCCACTGCTAATGCCAGTGTACGCATTGTAGATCTTTTCTCACCTATCGGTAAAGGACAGCGTGCTCTTATCGTGGCCCAACCAAAAACAGGTAAAACTGTTCTTATGAAAGATATAGCCAATGCCATTGCTGCCAACCATCCAGAGGCATACCTCATGATGCTACTCATAGATGAGCGTCCTGAAGAGGTAACTGATATGGCCCGAACAGTCAATGCAGAGGTTATAGCCTCAACATTTGACGAACCTGCCGACCGTCATGTAAAAATAGCTGGTATTGTGCTGGAAAAAGCAAAACGTATGGTAGAATGTGGCCATGATGTTGTAATATTCCTCGATTCAATAACACGTCTTGCACGTGCATATAATACTGTAGCCCCGGCATCAGGCAAGGTTCTCACCGGAGGTGTAGACGCCAATGCTCTACAGAAGCCTAAACGTTTTTTCGGAGCAGCCCGCAATATTGAGGGTGGTGGTTCTCTTACCATTATAGCTACTGCTCTTATAGACACCGGTTCAAAGATGGACGAAGTTATCTTCGAAGAGTTCAAAGGAACCGGTAATATGGAGTTACAACTCGACCGTTCGCTAAGCAACAAACGTATTTTCCCAGCTGTAAACCTAGTCGCGTCAAGTACACGAAGAGACGATCTACTGCTTGACCGTCAGACCCTAGACCGTATGTGGATACTTCGTAAATTCATATCCGACATGAACCCAGTTGAAGCAATGAATACCATACATGATCGTCTGATACAAGCACGTTCTAATGAGGAATTCCTCGTATCAATCAATAGTTAG